A stretch of the Halomonas sp. CH40 genome encodes the following:
- the hemC gene encoding hydroxymethylbilane synthase — MQSITKLRIATRKSQLAMWQAEHVRDRLIAFHPGLEVELVALSTKGDKIIDTPLSKIGGKGLFVKELEEAMLDGRADIAVHSMKDVPMHFPEGLGLSVILEGADPTDAFVSNHYHNVDELPEGARIGTASLRRGLQLRERRPDLEILNLRGNVQTRLGKLDDGEFDAIILATSGLKRLGLEARIAQALPPEICLPACGQGALGIECRLHDPELIALLAPLDDPDTATRVRAERAMNTRLEGGCQVPIGGHAVLDKDAETLWLRGLVGNPEGTEVLRADSKGSMHEPEALGIRVAEELLEQGAGDILAEVYGAQ, encoded by the coding sequence GTGCAATCCATCACCAAGCTGCGTATTGCCACGCGTAAGAGCCAGTTGGCCATGTGGCAGGCTGAGCATGTACGTGACCGCCTGATAGCGTTCCACCCCGGCCTTGAAGTCGAGCTGGTCGCACTCTCCACCAAGGGCGATAAGATAATCGATACCCCGCTTTCCAAAATTGGCGGCAAGGGCCTGTTCGTCAAAGAACTCGAAGAAGCCATGCTGGATGGGCGCGCCGATATTGCCGTGCATTCCATGAAAGATGTGCCGATGCATTTTCCTGAAGGCCTGGGGCTATCGGTGATTCTGGAAGGCGCTGACCCCACCGATGCCTTTGTCTCCAATCACTACCACAACGTCGATGAGCTACCAGAAGGCGCGCGTATCGGCACCGCCAGCCTGCGCCGTGGCCTGCAGCTGCGTGAACGCCGCCCGGATCTTGAAATCCTTAACCTGCGCGGCAACGTCCAGACCCGTCTGGGCAAGCTGGATGACGGTGAATTTGATGCCATTATCCTCGCCACCTCAGGGCTCAAGCGCCTGGGCCTGGAAGCACGGATTGCCCAGGCATTGCCGCCGGAAATCTGCTTGCCTGCCTGTGGCCAGGGCGCCCTGGGTATCGAATGCCGGTTGCATGACCCTGAGCTTATTGCGCTGCTGGCACCGCTGGATGACCCGGACACGGCTACCCGGGTGCGCGCCGAACGCGCCATGAACACCCGCCTGGAAGGTGGTTGCCAGGTACCCATCGGCGGCCACGCCGTGCTCGACAAAGACGCCGAAACCCTGTGGCTGCGCGGCCTGGTCGGCAACCCGGAAGGCACTGAAGTGCTGCGCGCTGACAGTAAAGGCTCCATGCACGAACCGGAGGCACTTGGCATCAGAGTTGCCGAAGAGCTGCTGGAACAGGGTGCGGGCGATATTCTTGCCGAGGTCTACGGCGCCCAGTGA
- a CDS encoding uroporphyrinogen-III synthase — translation MMAPVLILRPGERGEILAEALQQQGFSVERLNTLTLEPLPEEAELRSLWLDFDQFCKVIVISPFAAHCLEQALDRYWPQLPIGIDYYCVGRGTADILHQQLGVRVRVPEAKRNEDTSEALLALPSLQRVEQQKVLIVAGEGGRDLLADTLRARGARVTRASVYQRRYQPPDPSGIARLESGNFQALIVTSGEQLQHLAKWCNQAALNQPLIVSSRRLATLAAELGFRAPTVATGATPAALTAALTRTCNPPGADVDQGT, via the coding sequence GTGATGGCTCCCGTGCTGATCTTACGCCCCGGCGAGCGTGGCGAGATACTGGCTGAAGCCCTGCAGCAGCAGGGGTTCAGCGTGGAGCGCCTGAACACGCTGACGTTGGAGCCACTGCCTGAAGAGGCTGAATTACGCTCTCTCTGGCTGGACTTTGATCAGTTCTGTAAAGTTATCGTGATCAGCCCGTTTGCGGCCCACTGCCTGGAGCAGGCGCTGGATCGTTACTGGCCACAGCTGCCGATAGGCATTGATTATTATTGCGTTGGGCGGGGCACCGCTGACATATTGCATCAACAGCTGGGCGTACGGGTACGCGTACCCGAAGCAAAACGCAATGAGGATACCAGTGAGGCCTTACTCGCGTTACCATCATTGCAGCGCGTTGAACAGCAGAAGGTATTGATCGTCGCAGGTGAGGGCGGTCGTGATCTATTGGCTGATACCTTGCGCGCGCGCGGCGCCCGCGTGACCCGCGCCAGCGTGTATCAGCGACGTTACCAGCCGCCGGATCCCAGCGGCATTGCACGGCTTGAATCAGGAAATTTTCAGGCGTTGATTGTTACCAGCGGCGAACAGCTGCAACATCTGGCAAAATGGTGCAATCAGGCAGCCTTGAACCAACCGCTAATCGTTTCCAGTCGCCGTTTAGCTACACTAGCGGCAGAATTGGGGTTTCGTGCCCCAACGGTGGCAACGGGAGCAACTCCGGCTGCACTGACGGCTGCGTTGACTCGCACCTGCAACCCACCGGGTGCCGATGTCGATCAAGGAACTTAA
- a CDS encoding tetratricopeptide repeat protein, producing the protein MRKLVLLIIAGLAVGAFFGHLMMSVPGYWLVRVGDTSVQTSFWFGLVLLLGAFIALHFALRLLTGIIRPMGRFRSWNSRARNRRAMKRTVRGLVALTDGRWKKAEKTLVGAADDSSTPLVNYLSAALAAHYQGNYDKSQQHLNKAQLTTDGADTAIGLMQAQLLIDRQQPEDALAILNRLDSKMANHPQVLKLLKQVHLSVNDWDGLRRLIPRLAAQKLISQTEREQLEYRAYREMILFEAKNPDDIERIRSLWADMPDYLRGNTELIVLYAEALVQADEDAIAERLLNHSLDHHWDARLVTRYGLLNVDADRQLVKAEKWLQERPNDPELLLTCGRLSLRTGKWEKAQEYFEASQRQRPSGVVCAELARLYASLGEHNKSQLYYRQSVEMLAKSLPSLPQPKQPEGTTSSAGEVVEAEDSAKSA; encoded by the coding sequence ATGAGAAAACTCGTTCTCCTCATCATCGCCGGCCTGGCCGTTGGTGCCTTTTTCGGCCACCTGATGATGTCGGTTCCTGGCTATTGGCTGGTACGCGTCGGTGACACTTCGGTGCAAACCTCCTTCTGGTTTGGCCTGGTGCTGCTGCTTGGCGCCTTCATCGCCTTACACTTTGCGCTGCGCCTGCTGACCGGCATTATTCGCCCGATGGGGCGGTTTCGCAGCTGGAACAGCCGGGCCCGCAATCGTCGCGCCATGAAACGTACCGTACGTGGCCTGGTAGCATTGACCGATGGGCGGTGGAAAAAGGCTGAGAAAACCCTGGTAGGTGCTGCAGATGACTCAAGCACGCCGCTGGTCAACTACCTGTCCGCCGCCCTTGCTGCCCACTACCAGGGCAACTACGACAAGTCACAGCAACACCTGAATAAGGCTCAGCTCACTACCGATGGCGCCGATACGGCCATTGGCCTGATGCAGGCCCAACTGCTGATTGACCGTCAGCAGCCTGAAGATGCTCTGGCGATTCTGAATCGTCTTGACAGCAAGATGGCCAACCACCCGCAGGTGCTCAAGCTGCTCAAGCAGGTTCACCTCAGCGTCAATGACTGGGACGGTTTGCGTCGCCTGATTCCCCGTCTGGCAGCTCAGAAGCTGATTTCCCAGACGGAGCGCGAGCAACTGGAATATCGCGCCTATCGCGAGATGATTCTCTTTGAGGCCAAGAATCCTGATGATATCGAACGGATTCGCAGCCTGTGGGCGGATATGCCGGATTATCTGCGTGGCAACACCGAGCTGATCGTTCTGTACGCCGAAGCTCTGGTACAGGCTGATGAAGATGCCATTGCCGAGCGGCTACTCAACCATTCGCTGGACCACCACTGGGATGCGCGCCTGGTAACCCGCTATGGCTTGCTGAACGTGGATGCTGATCGTCAGCTGGTCAAGGCTGAAAAATGGCTGCAGGAAAGGCCCAATGACCCTGAACTGCTATTGACCTGTGGTCGCCTGTCGCTGCGTACCGGCAAGTGGGAAAAGGCTCAGGAATACTTTGAGGCCAGCCAGCGCCAGCGCCCCAGCGGTGTGGTATGTGCTGAACTGGCACGCTTGTATGCAAGCCTTGGCGAACATAACAAGAGCCAGCTTTACTACCGCCAGAGCGTGGAAATGCTGGCCAAGTCGCTGCCATCCCTGCCACAGCCCAAGCAGCCGGAAGGAACGACCTCATCCGCTGGCGAGGTTGTGGAAGCCGAGGACAGCGCCAAATCAGCCTGA
- a CDS encoding uroporphyrinogen-III C-methyltransferase: MSKQTNDQDDAQKTSAEASRNDAASSTSASSAKTADSSKHASTSATSTSTSNTPNSNTSSKTTNQQQRRGKGNANASTKAGGQQDSGKSSQSTAQSANTEPTKTDGVAKDSATAKDNAPASPAAAPSGAAGTPPPSAPQQGSGGGSKSGIFAILLVVVLAVALAFLAWEGWQRLENQQQRLDELAQKADNSATQADLADLNERLESGEAERNQALESTTNAMQQAFSEYRSEVNNTLDRVLAQLSQDQDADEREWLHAEAAYLLRLANQRLQLERDVEGAAALLRTADSVLNSADNPALTPVRREIASELAALDAVPRVDRTGIYLALNAQQERIATLRLAQEVEEQPVSSSIEEPPTGTFQRQLARFGEELKDLVVVRGHDEAMEVLITPEQESYLRQSLRLILEQSQLAVLKEEQELFEASIDKALDLLNRYYDTSRSETQGVISRLEEIKQTNVTPELPDISRSQQALAEFIENRYESRGGES, translated from the coding sequence ATGAGCAAACAAACAAACGATCAGGACGACGCACAGAAGACGTCTGCCGAGGCTTCGCGTAACGACGCAGCATCGTCAACGTCTGCGTCTTCAGCAAAAACGGCTGACAGCAGCAAGCATGCCAGCACGTCTGCGACGAGCACGTCCACTAGCAATACCCCTAACAGCAACACCTCCAGTAAAACGACTAATCAGCAGCAGCGCCGTGGTAAAGGCAACGCTAACGCTTCTACCAAGGCAGGCGGCCAGCAGGATTCAGGCAAGAGCAGCCAAAGCACTGCGCAATCGGCCAATACCGAGCCGACCAAAACGGATGGCGTTGCCAAAGATAGCGCCACCGCCAAGGATAACGCCCCTGCCAGCCCGGCAGCTGCGCCCTCCGGCGCTGCTGGCACCCCACCCCCCTCAGCCCCCCAACAAGGCAGTGGCGGTGGCAGCAAAAGCGGCATATTCGCCATCTTGCTGGTGGTTGTCCTGGCGGTTGCCCTGGCCTTTCTTGCCTGGGAAGGTTGGCAGCGCCTGGAGAACCAGCAGCAACGTCTTGATGAGCTTGCTCAAAAAGCCGATAACAGCGCCACACAGGCAGACCTTGCCGATCTGAATGAGCGTCTGGAAAGTGGCGAAGCCGAGCGTAACCAGGCGCTGGAAAGCACCACCAATGCGATGCAGCAAGCCTTCTCCGAGTATCGTTCTGAGGTCAACAACACGCTTGACCGTGTGCTGGCCCAACTGTCTCAGGATCAGGATGCCGATGAGCGCGAATGGCTGCATGCCGAAGCCGCCTACCTGCTACGCCTGGCCAATCAGCGCCTGCAGCTGGAACGCGACGTGGAAGGCGCTGCTGCTCTGCTGCGCACGGCTGACAGCGTGCTTAACAGCGCGGACAACCCGGCGCTGACACCTGTCCGGCGCGAGATTGCCAGTGAACTGGCCGCCCTGGATGCTGTTCCACGGGTTGATCGCACCGGTATCTACCTGGCGCTCAATGCCCAGCAGGAACGCATTGCCACCCTGCGACTTGCTCAGGAAGTTGAAGAACAGCCCGTATCTTCCAGCATTGAAGAACCGCCCACTGGTACTTTCCAGCGTCAACTGGCGCGCTTTGGTGAAGAGCTGAAGGATCTGGTAGTTGTCCGTGGTCATGACGAAGCCATGGAAGTGCTGATCACGCCCGAACAGGAATCCTACCTGCGTCAGAGCCTGCGCCTGATTCTTGAGCAATCCCAGCTGGCGGTACTCAAGGAAGAGCAGGAGCTGTTTGAAGCCAGCATCGACAAGGCGCTTGACCTGCTCAATCGCTACTACGACACCTCGCGCAGTGAAACCCAGGGCGTCATCTCCCGTCTGGAAGAAATCAAGCAGACCAATGTGACGCCTGAGCTGCCCGACATCAGCCGTTCACAGCAGGCCCTGGCCGAGTTCATCGAGAACCGCTATGAATCGCGTGGAGGTGAGTCATGA
- a CDS encoding CrcB family protein, with translation MINRVTTYLAVGAGSALGAGLRYWISMNALGFFGPGFPWATLAVNVLGSALIVGFSQARWQAFWVTGFCGGFTTFSLFSLEVWDLWQREQPWLAALYLAVSVAGWLMAAGWVQYRMMKKNGCR, from the coding sequence ATGATCAACAGGGTGACAACGTATCTTGCCGTCGGGGCGGGAAGCGCACTGGGGGCAGGTTTGCGCTACTGGATTTCAATGAATGCCTTGGGATTTTTCGGGCCTGGGTTTCCATGGGCGACCCTGGCAGTTAACGTGCTGGGGTCAGCGCTGATTGTCGGGTTTTCTCAGGCGCGCTGGCAGGCTTTTTGGGTAACCGGGTTTTGTGGCGGCTTTACAACGTTTTCGCTGTTCAGTCTGGAAGTATGGGATCTCTGGCAAAGGGAGCAACCCTGGTTGGCAGCGCTTTATCTTGCTGTCAGCGTGGCAGGCTGGTTAATGGCGGCTGGCTGGGTGCAGTATCGCATGATGAAAAAAAACGGGTGCCGATAA
- the hexR gene encoding transcriptional regulator HexR — translation MSRALFDEMRRRMEHFRRSEQKVARFVLRNPDEVIHMRIVDLATEAKVSEPTVVRFCRALGCNGFQDFKLQLAQMLATGSQFAQFSMNDSDSVAEFSYSIFDSTVGTLLSVRDRLDNDALGRAVNALAMANRVEFYGFGASGAVAFDAQHKFFRLQISTSAYADPHMQNMSAVTLNEGDVVVAISQTGRTKALVASVRLAREAGATVIGLCPSDSPLSQEVTLPLYIDVHEDTEIYTPMSSRIAHLVLIDVLAVGVAKTRGPKLAEQLKAVKKSLNTLRFPEDN, via the coding sequence GTGAGTCGCGCCCTGTTCGATGAAATGAGACGCCGTATGGAGCACTTCCGTCGCTCCGAACAGAAAGTGGCGCGCTTTGTGCTGCGCAATCCTGACGAAGTCATCCATATGCGGATCGTTGATCTGGCCACTGAAGCCAAGGTCAGCGAGCCGACAGTGGTGCGCTTTTGCCGGGCATTGGGCTGCAACGGCTTCCAGGATTTCAAGCTGCAGCTGGCCCAGATGCTGGCTACTGGCAGCCAGTTTGCCCAGTTTTCGATGAATGATAGCGACTCGGTGGCAGAGTTTTCCTACAGCATTTTTGATTCGACTGTGGGCACTCTGCTGTCAGTCCGCGACCGTCTGGATAATGATGCGCTAGGCCGTGCGGTCAATGCCCTGGCCATGGCGAATCGGGTCGAGTTCTACGGTTTTGGGGCTTCCGGGGCGGTCGCCTTTGATGCCCAGCACAAGTTCTTTCGTCTGCAGATTTCCACCTCCGCCTACGCAGACCCCCATATGCAGAACATGTCGGCTGTCACGCTCAACGAAGGCGATGTAGTGGTGGCAATTTCCCAGACGGGGCGTACCAAGGCGCTGGTAGCCAGTGTACGTCTGGCCCGCGAGGCCGGGGCTACGGTGATCGGCCTGTGCCCAAGCGATTCACCGCTTTCCCAGGAAGTCACCCTGCCGCTGTATATCGATGTGCATGAGGACACCGAAATTTACACGCCAATGAGTTCGCGTATTGCCCACCTGGTACTGATTGATGTGCTAGCGGTCGGGGTTGCCAAGACCCGAGGCCCAAAGCTCGCCGAACAGCTCAAGGCGGTTAAAAAGAGCCTGAACACCTTGCGCTTTCCGGAAGACAACTGA
- a CDS encoding CrcB family protein translates to MITMIGVMLGGALGGMLRLWVGNSVSRYTSGYFPWGTLTVNLTAALMMGAAFAVWQVSGEELGTLGWAVIAAGLLGGYSTVSTLSLQVLTLWQQRPVVAVAYLVASLAGGLAMVVSGHLSIAMVMA, encoded by the coding sequence ATGATAACAATGATAGGCGTCATGCTGGGCGGCGCCTTGGGTGGCATGCTGCGCTTATGGGTCGGCAACAGCGTTAGCCGCTATACAAGTGGCTATTTTCCATGGGGCACCCTAACCGTCAATCTGACGGCAGCCTTGATGATGGGCGCTGCTTTTGCGGTCTGGCAAGTATCGGGAGAAGAGCTGGGAACGCTTGGCTGGGCCGTGATTGCGGCGGGCCTGTTGGGTGGTTATTCCACCGTGTCCACACTGAGTCTGCAGGTGCTGACACTCTGGCAGCAACGCCCTGTGGTGGCGGTGGCGTATCTTGTGGCCAGCCTTGCTGGGGGCCTGGCCATGGTCGTCAGTGGTCACCTGTCGATTGCGATGGTGATGGCATGA
- the argH gene encoding argininosuccinate lyase, with product MSQTTNQSWGGRFSEPTDAFVARFTASVTFDQRLAHQDIQGSIAHATMLARIGVLTDDEREAIVQGLTEIRSEIDNGEFEWSVPLEDVHMNIEARLTQKIGIIGKKLHTGRSRNDQVATDIRLFMRDAVDVIEGELIRLREGLVELADREADTIMPGFTHLQTAQPVTFGHHLLAWQEMLARDHERLLDCRKRINVLPLGAAALAGTTYPIDRHMTAELLGFTRPAENSLDAVSDRDFAIEFTSVASLLLMHLSRMSEELVLWTSAQFDFIDLPDRFCTGSSIMPQKKNPDVPELVRGKTGRVYGHLISLLTLMKSQPLAYNKDNQEDKEPLFDAVDTVRDCLKAFADMIPAIEPKKANMFEAARKGFSTATDLADYLVRNGVAFRDAHEIVGQSVAYGLKEEKDLSEMSLEELQQFSDSIDADVFEVLTLEGSVAARNHIGGTAPDQVRAAAQRAREVLHTLKDQL from the coding sequence ATGAGTCAAACCACCAATCAATCCTGGGGCGGTCGCTTCAGTGAACCTACCGATGCCTTTGTTGCGCGCTTCACCGCTTCGGTAACCTTTGATCAACGCCTGGCACATCAGGATATTCAAGGGTCTATCGCGCATGCCACCATGCTGGCCCGCATCGGGGTGTTAACCGACGACGAGCGCGAGGCGATTGTTCAGGGGCTGACTGAGATCCGCAGCGAAATCGATAACGGTGAGTTTGAATGGTCGGTGCCGCTTGAAGATGTGCATATGAACATTGAAGCGCGGCTGACCCAGAAAATCGGCATTATCGGCAAAAAGCTGCATACCGGCCGTTCACGTAATGATCAGGTGGCGACGGATATTCGCCTGTTCATGCGTGATGCCGTCGATGTGATTGAAGGTGAGCTGATCCGCCTGCGTGAAGGGCTGGTGGAGCTGGCCGATCGCGAAGCCGACACCATCATGCCCGGCTTTACCCATCTGCAAACCGCGCAGCCGGTTACCTTTGGCCACCATCTGCTGGCCTGGCAGGAAATGCTGGCGCGTGATCATGAGCGCCTGCTGGATTGTCGTAAACGCATCAATGTGTTGCCGCTGGGAGCTGCCGCCCTGGCCGGCACCACCTACCCGATTGATCGCCATATGACCGCTGAGCTGTTGGGTTTCACGCGGCCTGCTGAAAATTCCCTGGATGCGGTGTCGGATCGCGATTTTGCAATTGAGTTTACCAGCGTTGCCAGCCTGCTGCTGATGCACCTGTCGCGGATGAGCGAAGAGCTGGTGCTATGGACCAGCGCTCAGTTTGATTTTATCGACCTGCCGGATCGCTTCTGCACCGGTTCTTCCATCATGCCGCAGAAGAAAAATCCGGATGTGCCGGAGCTGGTGCGTGGCAAGACTGGGCGTGTCTACGGCCACCTGATTAGCCTGTTGACCCTGATGAAGTCCCAGCCGCTGGCCTACAACAAGGATAATCAGGAAGACAAGGAGCCGCTGTTTGATGCGGTGGATACGGTGCGCGACTGCCTGAAAGCCTTTGCTGACATGATCCCGGCCATTGAGCCTAAAAAAGCCAACATGTTTGAGGCGGCACGCAAGGGCTTCTCCACGGCAACAGATCTGGCCGATTATCTGGTGCGCAATGGCGTGGCCTTCCGCGATGCCCATGAAATTGTCGGGCAGTCGGTCGCTTATGGCCTCAAAGAGGAAAAAGACCTGTCGGAAATGAGCCTGGAAGAGCTGCAACAGTTTTCTGACAGCATCGACGCCGATGTTTTTGAAGTGCTGACCCTGGAGGGCTCGGTGGCGGCGCGTAACCATATTGGCGGTACTGCACCGGATCAGGTTCGCGCTGCCGCGCAGCGGGCGCGGGAAGTGCTGCATACGCTTAAGGATCAGCTGTGA
- a CDS encoding DUF72 domain-containing protein, with the protein MTLPLYLGLPMWANQDWCGSLYPQHAKSNLLGDYAAVFSSVEGNTTFYSGAPSAATLNAWASQAPKGFRFCFKLPAAVTHEQRLADPQAALDFLDALSPLHHQLGPTMIQLPGDFGPRELPRLEALLNVWPRHLPCAVEVRHPEFFHKGASEQALNRLLITFSANRVMLDVRPVFSTSAEGSPGLAHAQQEKPKLPLHVLSTANQPVIRFIGHLDKQINSDYFSAWKKQLSLWISQGKTPFLFVHTADNRHAPAMARLLYQQLAAHAGLAPLGDFPGEKQAALF; encoded by the coding sequence ATGACACTACCTTTGTATCTGGGTTTACCCATGTGGGCCAACCAGGACTGGTGCGGCAGCCTTTATCCTCAGCATGCCAAATCCAACCTGCTCGGCGACTATGCGGCTGTTTTTTCCAGCGTTGAGGGCAACACTACGTTTTATAGCGGAGCGCCTTCAGCTGCAACGCTGAACGCCTGGGCAAGCCAGGCACCCAAGGGTTTTCGCTTCTGCTTCAAGTTGCCTGCGGCGGTTACCCACGAACAGCGTCTGGCTGACCCGCAGGCTGCGCTGGATTTTCTGGATGCGTTGTCACCGCTGCATCACCAGCTTGGGCCCACCATGATTCAACTGCCGGGCGATTTTGGCCCACGGGAGCTGCCTCGCCTTGAAGCGTTATTGAACGTCTGGCCACGCCATTTACCCTGTGCAGTGGAAGTGCGTCACCCTGAGTTTTTCCACAAAGGGGCTTCCGAGCAAGCGTTGAACCGATTGTTGATAACTTTTTCAGCTAACCGCGTCATGCTTGATGTCCGCCCGGTTTTTTCCACCTCAGCCGAAGGTAGCCCGGGGCTTGCCCACGCACAGCAGGAAAAACCCAAACTCCCGTTACACGTGCTTTCCACGGCTAATCAGCCGGTCATACGCTTTATTGGCCATCTTGACAAGCAAATAAACTCAGATTATTTCAGCGCCTGGAAAAAACAGCTCTCCCTGTGGATAAGTCAGGGGAAAACCCCTTTCTTATTTGTGCATACTGCTGATAACCGCCATGCGCCCGCCATGGCGCGCCTGCTCTATCAACAACTCGCAGCCCACGCCGGGTTAGCCCCTTTAGGTGATTTTCCAGGGGAAAAGCAAGCCGCCCTTTTCTAG
- a CDS encoding sodium-dependent transporter — MAKHSHAQWSSRMTFVLAAAGSAVGLGNIWRFSYLVGESGGAAFVLVYLACVALVGVPILLSEWMIGRRGQQNPIDSMVKLAKQSGVSKSWALVGFSGVLAGFLILSFYSVIGGWSLNYTLNAVTGTFTGQDADSIGAIFSGMLASPGTLLLWHTAFMLLVVGIVARGVTQGIESAVRSMMPALVILMLILVGYGMTTGHFGEALGFMFSPDWGALDGGVVLAAMGQAFFTLSLGMGIMMAYGSYLGEDVNLLSTARTVIIIDTSIALLAGLAIFPIVFANGMSAGEGPGLIFVTLPIAFGNMTGGVVLGLMFFLLLTFAALTSAISLLEPTVEMLEERTRLPRLTATIISGLAVWLLGVAALLSFNLWSEVLFLGLNIFDLLDTFTAKILLPLTGLGAIVFVAWCLKRQSVEGELGLSSTGIKVWNIIGRYIAPIGVIAVFIAGFI, encoded by the coding sequence ATGGCGAAACATTCACATGCACAATGGTCATCGCGGATGACCTTTGTGCTGGCGGCCGCAGGTTCTGCGGTGGGTCTTGGCAATATCTGGCGCTTTTCCTACCTGGTAGGTGAAAGCGGTGGAGCTGCCTTTGTACTGGTCTATCTGGCGTGTGTCGCCCTGGTCGGCGTGCCCATTCTGCTCTCCGAGTGGATGATCGGACGGCGCGGCCAGCAAAACCCTATCGACAGTATGGTGAAGCTGGCCAAGCAAAGTGGCGTCAGTAAGTCCTGGGCGCTGGTCGGGTTCAGCGGCGTACTGGCAGGGTTTCTGATCCTGTCTTTCTACAGCGTGATCGGCGGCTGGTCGCTGAACTACACTCTGAACGCGGTGACCGGCACCTTCACGGGTCAGGATGCTGACAGTATCGGCGCCATTTTCAGTGGCATGCTGGCCAGCCCCGGCACGCTGTTGCTGTGGCACACCGCCTTCATGCTGCTGGTAGTGGGCATTGTCGCCCGTGGCGTTACCCAGGGTATCGAAAGCGCTGTGCGCTCCATGATGCCGGCACTGGTAATTCTGATGCTGATTCTGGTGGGTTATGGCATGACCACCGGCCACTTCGGTGAAGCCCTGGGCTTTATGTTCAGCCCGGATTGGGGCGCGCTGGATGGCGGCGTCGTGCTGGCGGCCATGGGGCAGGCATTTTTCACCCTATCACTGGGCATGGGCATCATGATGGCCTATGGTTCCTATCTGGGTGAAGACGTTAACCTGTTGAGCACAGCACGCACGGTAATCATTATTGATACGTCGATTGCCCTGCTGGCGGGCCTGGCCATCTTCCCGATCGTGTTTGCTAACGGCATGAGCGCTGGTGAAGGCCCCGGGCTGATCTTTGTCACCCTGCCGATTGCCTTTGGCAATATGACCGGCGGCGTTGTGCTGGGGCTGATGTTCTTCCTGCTGTTGACCTTTGCAGCCCTGACCTCAGCGATTTCACTGCTGGAACCCACCGTTGAAATGCTTGAAGAACGCACGCGGCTACCGCGGCTGACGGCCACCATCATCAGTGGTCTTGCTGTCTGGTTACTGGGGGTTGCGGCGCTGCTGTCATTCAACCTGTGGTCGGAGGTGCTTTTCCTGGGGCTGAATATCTTTGACCTGCTCGACACCTTTACTGCCAAGATCCTGCTGCCGCTCACCGGCCTGGGTGCCATCGTCTTTGTCGCCTGGTGCCTTAAGCGCCAAAGCGTGGAAGGAGAGCTGGGGCTGTCGTCAACAGGCATCAAGGTGTGGAATATTATCGGCCGCTATATTGCGCCGATAGGCGTGATTGCCGTCTTTATTGCTGGCTTTATCTAA